One window of Mauremys mutica isolate MM-2020 ecotype Southern chromosome 20, ASM2049712v1, whole genome shotgun sequence genomic DNA carries:
- the LOC123354016 gene encoding syntaxin-binding protein 2-like — protein sequence MAPSGLKAVVREKIFSVVFRSVKKEGEWKVLIMDHPSTRILSSCCKMSDIMNEGITLVEDIDKCREPIPSLEAIYLLSPVEKSVQALISDFQGTPTFNYKAAHVFFISPCPEPLVKELRESRVTKAIKTLKDINVAFLPYESQVYSLDRPQTFHIWFSPYRSLEKKKEQEMLAEQIAALCETLEEYPAIRYRKDHEENFDLARAVLAKLKVFKEYEPSMGEGPDKARSQLLIVDRSFDLVSPLLHELTYQAMAYDLLSIENDTYKYETTGTSDSREKEALLDEDDELWVQLRHMHIADVSKKVTELLHTFSESKRLTMDKANIEDLSQMVKNLPQYQKELNKYSTHLNLAEHCMRHFKGSVEKLCGVEQDLAMGMDVDGEKIKNPVKIIVPVLLDPSVPAYDKLRIILLYILNNGVSAEAISRLIQHASIQQQGDIIYNMERLGTSFMPGSGQLQPKRKVRLESTYHLSRWTPRLKDVMEDITEDRLDRELWPFVSDPVPSTSSQAAVSPHSRHWHKNRPAAENPTGQRLIIYVLGGVSMSEMRCAYEVTQASEGKWDVVIGSSHILTPRRFLDDVQTLDQLAPEEA from the exons TTGTGGAAGATATTGACAAGTGCCGGGAGCCAATCCCCAGCCTGGAGGCCATCTACCTGCTCAGCCCTGTGGAGAAG TCAGTGCAGGCTCTGATCAGTGACTTTCAGGGCACCCCCACCTTCAACTACAAGGCGGCTCACGTCTTCTTCATCAGCC CCTGTCCTGAGCCTCTGGTCAAGGAGCTGAGGGAGTCACGGGTCACCAAGGCCATCAAAACCCTCAAGGACATCAACGTGGCCTTCCTGCCCTACGAGAGCCAG GTGTACTCCCTGGACAGGCCACAGACCTTCCACATCTGGTTCAGCCCCTACCGCTCCTTGGAAAAGAAGAAGGAGCAGGAGATGCTGGCAGAGCAGATTGCCGCGTTGTGTGAAACCCTGGAGGAGTATCCAGCCATCCGCTACCGGAA GGACCATGAAGAGAACTTCGACCTGGCTCGTGCTGTGCTGGCCAAACTCAAGGTGTTCAAGGAATACGAGCCCAGCATGGGAGAG ggccccgacAAAGCCCGCTCTCAGCTGCTCATTGTGGACCGGAGCTTCGACCTGGTATCCCCACTGCTGCACGAGCTCACCTACCAGGCCATGGCCTACGACCTGCTCAGCATCGAGAACGACACCTACAA gtacGAGACGACGGGGACCAGCGACTCACGGGAGAAGGAGGCGCTGCTGGACGAAGACGACGAACTCTGGGTGCAGCTACGCCACATGCACATCGCTGACGTCTCCAA gaaggtGACGGAGCTGCTGCACACCTTCTCTGAGAGCAAGAGGCTGACCATGGACAAG GCCAACATCGAGGACCTGTCCCAGATGGTGAAAAATTTGCCCCAGTACCAGAAAGAGCTGAACAAG TACTCCACACACCTGAACCTGGCTGAGCACTGCATGCGGCACTTCAAAGGATCGGTGGAGAAGCTGTGCGGCGTGGAGCAG gacctggccatggggatggatgtggatggggagaAGATCAAGAACCCCGTGAAGATCATCGTGCCCGTCCTGCTGGACCCCAGCGTGCCGGCCTACGACAAGCTCCGTATCATCCTGCTCTACATCTTGAACAACG GTGTGAGCGCGGAGGCCATCAGCAGGCTGATCCAGCATGCCAGCATCCAGCAGCAGGGTGACATCATCTACAACATGGAGCGCCTGGGCACCTCCTTCATGCCTGGG AGTGGGCAGCTGCAACCCAAGAGGAAGGTGCGGCTGGAGTCCACCTACCACCTCTCCCGCTGGACCCCCAGGCTCAAGGACGTCATGGAG GACATCACTGAGGACAGACTGGACAGGGAGCTGTGGCCCTTCGTCTCAGACCCGGTcccttccaccagctcccaggctgctgtcAG cccccactccaggcACTGGCACAAGAACAGGCCAGCGGCCGAGAACCCGACGGGCCAGCGCCTCATCATCTACGTGCTGGGTGGGGTGTCCATGTCTGAGATGCGCTGCGCCTACGAAGTGACCCAGGCCAGCGAGGGCAAGTGGGACGTGGTGATCG GTTCCAGTCACATCCTGACCCCCAGGCGCTTCCTGGATGACGTCCAAACCCTCGACCAGCTGGCCCCCGAGGAGGCCTAG